GTCTTCCCGAGAACATCCAGTTGATCATCCACGGCTGACCGCGCATGCGATGGTGCGAAGTGACGCCATGCGCGTTCTCGCCGGATGCTCAGCTGTCCTCGCTTCGGGCCCTCTGCTACTGGCGAAAAAAAACTCAGCTGGTCAAATCGCAACACTCGACGGTGGATGAATACTTGTTCGATTTTGGCAGAAAAGATTTCGGTGCCTCCCGGTGGACTGGTTTGCAAGGACTTAACTTGACGGCCAAGCGACATGCCTGTTGATGGCATCGCCGGTGCTAGGACGGCGTGGTCTGGCAGAAAATCGGTCGCCTTTGGTTGACGGTCGCTTGCGAAAGCGGCCGTCCAGCGAGATCACAGGTTCCGTGTTTCAAATCTGATGTGGCGGGCAAGAAAACGGCTGTCGGCGGCGCGGCCGGACCGGTCGCACCCAGTCAGTAAAACTAAAACTCAAAACTATGAAGAAAGTCGAAGCCATCATAAAACCATTCAAACTGGAGGAAGTGAAGGATGCGCTCGGTGAAATCGGCATCGAGGGCATGACCATCACGGAAGTCAAAGGGTTCGGCCGCCAGAAGGGCCATACCGAAATCTACCGCGGTAGTGAATACACGGTGGACTTCCTGCCCAAAATCAAACTCGAACTGGTGCTCGCCGACAACCGCGTGGACGGCGCCGTGGCC
The sequence above is drawn from the Candidatus Angelobacter sp. genome and encodes:
- a CDS encoding P-II family nitrogen regulator, which produces MKKVEAIIKPFKLEEVKDALGEIGIEGMTITEVKGFGRQKGHTEIYRGSEYTVDFLPKIKLELVLADNRVDGAVAAIVKAAKTGKIGDGKVFVSKVDEATRIRTEEKGDQAV